CCATTGGTGCTCTTGCAGCAAACATCATATCCGTACTCCTCTCCATCATAGAAGCTATCTTTAGCTACCTGTCAGAGGAGTAGGCTATCCATTAGCCTTAGCTTTTCTCTCTCTATAGCCTGTCCAAGCTCCTTGCCTTCAAGCCCTTTAAACCTTTCAACATCTACCTTTACATGGCGAAGTTTTTCCAGATACAGCTTTACCTTGTCTCTTTGATAGACCATAAGAATCAGAAGAAAGGCTGTGGGCTTGCCCTTAAGGGTTAGGTAGACTTCTGAGTTTTTCTCTGCGGTTTTTAGGGTCTGTATGACCTTGTGTAGGCTATCCTTTAATAGCTTGTAGCTTTCTCTTACCCAAGAGGGTGCGCTAATGTCTCTTAGGATAAGCTCTCCTGCTTCCCCTTTGAGGTTCTTTATAAGCAATAGAAAATACACCCAACCATAGTCTATTTTCTCTTGAGGAAACTCTATTTTATGCCAGCTTATTATCTCTCTTAGCTTTTCTAAGTCCCTTTCTATGTCCTGTTTAAACTCAAAGCCCTCTATTACCTGTTCAAGAACCCTATACTTTTTGTAAAGCCTGAGAATATCCAAGAGTTTTTCTTCTCTGAGAGCAAGTCTTAGCTCGTTGAGTATTCTTCCTTTTGGAGCTTTTTTTATTAGACCCATTTCCACTGCATTCTTAAGGAGCTTTTCTGTGCTTTTTGAAAGCTTAAAGTCAAACCTACCTACAAACCTCAAGGCTCTAAGTATTCTCACAGGGTCTTCCACAAAGCTCATAGGATGCAAAACTCTTATTATTTTGTCCTTTAAGTCTCTGAGACCTCCAAAGTAGTCTATGAGAGTGCCAAAGTCCTCTGGGTTTATAGAAAGAGCCATGGCGTTTATGGTAAAGTCTCTACGAAGCAGGTCTTCCCTTAGGGTAGCCCATTCCACCACCGGGTAAGACCCAGGGTGAGGGTAAGTTTCCCTTCTTGTGGTGGCAAACTCTAACTTGTAGCCTTCTGTCTTCATGTGTGCGGTTCCAAACTCGGGGAAGGCGTGGCAATTCACATTCCACCTACCAGCAAGCTCCTGAGCCAGCCTTACCGCATCGCCCTCCACCACAAGGTCAAGGTCCCATATGCTCTTTTTCATAAGCAAATCCCTTACCACACCTCCCACAAGATAAACCCTATAGCCAAGTTCCCTTGCGGTATTTCCTATCTTTTCCAAAAGGGACTTTAGTTCTTCTGGCACGGAGAGTTTTCTCTCGTAGGCTCTTGTTTCCTCCATATGCCTCCTATAGGCATAAAGTAGGTCAAGTCTTGTTATTACACCCACCACCCTTCCTTCCGAAAGAACTGGTATGAGCTTTTCTCCGTATTTTGAAAGGATATTCTCCGCATCCCACACAAAGTCCTCTGGAAGGAGTGTATGAAACTCTTCCACCATAAAGTCTCTAACCTTTCCACTCAAGCCATGCTTTTGAGCTCTAAGAAGGCTCTTTTTGTATACAACTCCCACAAGCCTGCCTTCGTCATTTACCACCGGCGCACCCGCAAAGTTCCTTTGAGTTAGCTCAAGAAGTGCAAGGTTTATATCCATATCCTCATGAAGAACAAAGGGTGGATAGCTCATTATATCTCTCACTCTTAGTGGAACTCTCTCCCCCCTTAGCACAGCCTCCAATACAGCCTTGAGCCTTTCTCCAGAAACCCCTTCAAACTTCCCCGCACTTGCAAATTCATGCCCACCACCACCAAGCCTTTTGAGCACCTCAGACACATCAAATTCACCCTTTAGAGAGCGTCCAAAAAGGTAAGTTTTGCTACCTGCCTCAACTATGACGAAAAAGGCACAAGACTCCCTTATATCCCTAAGCTCGTATACAAGGCTCAGAATCTCTGGCTCGTATTCTTCCATTCTTAGAACTACAAGGCTTACCCTTTTGCCTTCCACAAAGAGGCTTTCAAGGCTAATTAAGTGTTTTGAAAGAAGGTCTATATGTTCCTTGCTTATGCCACCACTTAGAAAGTTTCTAAGAAGTTTAAGGTTTAAGCCTTTTTGCAAGAGCCATTCTACCGCCCTTGCATCTCTGTGCGTGGTTCCCTCGTAAGTAAGCATGCCTGTGTCTTCGTATATACCAAAAGCCAATATGGTGGCAGACTCGCTGTCTATGTCCCTTCCCTTTTCCATAAGTTCTTCCACAA
This portion of the Aquificaceae bacterium genome encodes:
- a CDS encoding CBS domain-containing protein — translated: MPKLIVLQEGADLDALSSAYGVMLLYEDALLLKPSYLSKRASEVLNHFKERFRLLDALPESFDLVLVDNHDYEEYLQRFGEKIGKIYIFDHHPSAPKGFEGKVDAVGSCTTLIVEELMEKGRDIDSESATILAFGIYEDTGMLTYEGTTHRDARAVEWLLQKGLNLKLLRNFLSGGISKEHIDLLSKHLISLESLFVEGKRVSLVVLRMEEYEPEILSLVYELRDIRESCAFFVIVEAGSKTYLFGRSLKGEFDVSEVLKRLGGGGHEFASAGKFEGVSGERLKAVLEAVLRGERVPLRVRDIMSYPPFVLHEDMDINLALLELTQRNFAGAPVVNDEGRLVGVVYKKSLLRAQKHGLSGKVRDFMVEEFHTLLPEDFVWDAENILSKYGEKLIPVLSEGRVVGVITRLDLLYAYRRHMEETRAYERKLSVPEELKSLLEKIGNTARELGYRVYLVGGVVRDLLMKKSIWDLDLVVEGDAVRLAQELAGRWNVNCHAFPEFGTAHMKTEGYKLEFATTRRETYPHPGSYPVVEWATLREDLLRRDFTINAMALSINPEDFGTLIDYFGGLRDLKDKIIRVLHPMSFVEDPVRILRALRFVGRFDFKLSKSTEKLLKNAVEMGLIKKAPKGRILNELRLALREEKLLDILRLYKKYRVLEQVIEGFEFKQDIERDLEKLREIISWHKIEFPQEKIDYGWVYFLLLIKNLKGEAGELILRDISAPSWVRESYKLLKDSLHKVIQTLKTAEKNSEVYLTLKGKPTAFLLILMVYQRDKVKLYLEKLRHVKVDVERFKGLEGKELGQAIEREKLRLMDSLLL